The following proteins are encoded in a genomic region of Sorangiineae bacterium MSr12523:
- a CDS encoding DUF2306 domain-containing protein, which translates to MWVLSRVRAAAPRVFVLSLMALGAAFITASSLAYFKFDELPPFVIEKLPLRFEALWLLSLRVHVVAALISFPLCIVLMTRALQRRAVLHRWIGRSAGALILFALVPSGAVLSFEAKGGPLVSAGFLLSGALIAWFMVKGVFAARRREFGAHRRAMLHVFAQMSVAVTSRALLFGLDVAGMSPDVAYVVALWCPVLGSAAMAELLSGSLKRMVQNHGLKMAMSLRARFVARPIVRFGR; encoded by the coding sequence ATGTGGGTGCTGAGTCGTGTCCGCGCCGCTGCCCCCCGCGTTTTCGTCCTATCCCTGATGGCGCTGGGGGCAGCTTTCATCACCGCTTCGAGCCTGGCGTACTTCAAGTTCGATGAGCTTCCCCCCTTCGTGATCGAGAAGCTTCCTTTGCGGTTCGAGGCTCTCTGGCTCCTGTCGCTGCGTGTTCACGTCGTTGCAGCGCTCATCTCGTTCCCGCTCTGCATCGTGCTGATGACCCGCGCGCTTCAGCGGCGTGCGGTATTGCATCGATGGATCGGACGGAGCGCCGGCGCGCTGATTCTCTTTGCGCTGGTTCCGTCCGGTGCCGTGCTTTCGTTCGAAGCAAAAGGCGGCCCGCTGGTGAGCGCCGGCTTCCTTCTCAGTGGTGCGCTCATCGCTTGGTTCATGGTGAAGGGCGTTTTCGCGGCGAGACGTCGAGAGTTCGGTGCCCATCGCCGTGCCATGCTGCATGTGTTTGCCCAGATGAGCGTCGCGGTCACGTCGCGCGCGCTGTTGTTCGGCCTCGACGTTGCGGGGATGAGCCCTGACGTCGCATACGTCGTTGCGCTTTGGTGCCCGGTCCTTGGAAGCGCCGCCATGGCCGAGTTGTTGTCCGGATCTCTCAAGAGGATGGTTCAGAATCATGGTCTCAAGATGGCAATGTCTCTGCGTGCTCGGTTCGTTGCTCGTCCCATCGTTCGCTTTGGCCGCTGA
- a CDS encoding peptidoglycan DD-metalloendopeptidase family protein, giving the protein MRSIRVNLVFVLALVGCAGVADEETPVAASDELTAAAVDPEPAVRAPDHEWSADSSEEGAHHDSLRLERSSKERAAANRAELAPSCNKADLHFSTWPVSGAHGKQWMINNYTDLDADATDTRDYKGKTGSLARTYDGHRGADIDISSFREMDNGTAIVRAAADGVVEFIREDQFDRNTSCTGTWNVVVLRHANGYASYYGHVKKNSVVVNVGDSVVAGQKLAVVGSSGCSTQAHLHFEVHDCSDAWLESFEDMWTAPPAYEGPSDIMDVMLKEGAFSSAQQIKDPAPNDTLYAPGATMGVGLSAAIRGGDKVQISMVAPDSNVSSWTWTAGGVARYAHWMPSWTWKVGNTPGTWTMRVFVNNALKTSRTFKVSNLVPGFAEVARHGVSAANFQTVFDDVTAAGYRPVWIDGFNIGNDSFFNMLFRPAGNVWWLARAGMTSAQYQSEFTTQSQDGHRLVHVDSYLSAGAVRYNGIWTNESGPAQTAYHGASEALHQSNWNSLTNQGWRPVNVSVVSVGGARQITALWDSAPFGSFVGLHGIPASQYQATFDAEVDAGRRPHYLDTYVHNGQVFYSAIFSSQSLGSWVARHDRTSAQYQSDYDSFTGQGFLTKFVTGVSDGGTANYAAVWTK; this is encoded by the coding sequence ATGCGATCGATTCGGGTGAATTTGGTCTTCGTTTTGGCATTGGTTGGTTGTGCGGGGGTGGCAGACGAGGAAACACCCGTAGCGGCTTCGGACGAGCTCACGGCAGCGGCGGTGGATCCCGAGCCGGCGGTGAGGGCTCCCGATCATGAATGGAGCGCGGACTCCTCGGAGGAGGGCGCACATCATGATTCTCTGCGACTCGAACGAAGCAGCAAGGAGCGTGCGGCGGCGAATCGTGCGGAGTTGGCGCCGAGCTGCAACAAGGCCGATCTCCATTTCTCGACTTGGCCGGTCTCCGGTGCGCACGGCAAGCAATGGATGATCAACAACTACACCGATCTCGACGCCGATGCGACGGACACGCGCGATTACAAGGGTAAGACCGGCAGCTTGGCGCGCACCTACGACGGTCATCGCGGCGCCGATATCGACATATCCTCCTTTCGCGAGATGGACAACGGCACCGCCATCGTGCGCGCGGCCGCGGATGGTGTGGTCGAGTTCATTCGCGAGGACCAGTTCGATCGAAACACGAGCTGCACCGGAACTTGGAACGTGGTGGTGCTTCGCCACGCGAATGGCTATGCGAGCTACTACGGTCACGTGAAGAAGAACTCGGTCGTCGTCAATGTGGGCGACAGTGTCGTGGCCGGGCAGAAGCTGGCGGTGGTCGGTAGCTCCGGCTGTTCCACGCAGGCGCATCTTCACTTCGAGGTGCACGACTGCAGCGACGCTTGGCTCGAGTCATTCGAGGACATGTGGACTGCACCGCCCGCCTACGAGGGGCCGTCCGACATCATGGATGTGATGCTCAAGGAAGGAGCCTTCAGCAGCGCTCAGCAGATCAAGGATCCGGCGCCCAACGACACGCTCTACGCTCCGGGAGCCACGATGGGCGTCGGCTTGTCCGCGGCCATTCGAGGCGGCGACAAAGTGCAAATCAGCATGGTCGCGCCGGACTCGAACGTATCTTCTTGGACATGGACCGCCGGCGGCGTCGCCCGCTACGCGCATTGGATGCCCAGCTGGACCTGGAAGGTGGGAAACACGCCGGGCACCTGGACGATGCGCGTCTTCGTCAACAATGCGTTGAAGACGTCGCGCACCTTCAAGGTGTCGAACTTGGTTCCCGGCTTCGCCGAGGTGGCACGCCACGGCGTGAGCGCAGCGAACTTCCAGACCGTTTTCGATGACGTCACCGCGGCGGGTTATCGGCCGGTGTGGATCGATGGATTCAACATTGGGAACGATTCCTTCTTCAATATGCTCTTTCGGCCGGCGGGCAATGTCTGGTGGCTCGCCCGCGCGGGCATGACGTCGGCGCAATATCAGAGCGAGTTCACGACGCAATCGCAAGACGGCCACCGACTGGTGCACGTCGACAGTTACCTTTCGGCGGGTGCGGTCCGCTACAATGGCATTTGGACCAACGAGAGCGGGCCCGCGCAGACGGCCTATCACGGCGCCTCCGAGGCCCTGCATCAATCGAATTGGAACAGCCTCACCAACCAAGGGTGGCGTCCCGTGAACGTGTCCGTGGTCTCGGTGGGCGGCGCCCGCCAGATCACCGCACTCTGGGACAGCGCGCCTTTCGGCAGCTTCGTCGGCCTGCACGGCATCCCCGCCAGCCAGTACCAAGCGACCTTCGATGCCGAAGTGGACGCCGGCCGCCGCCCGCACTACTTGGACACGTACGTTCACAACGGCCAGGTGTTCTACTCGGCCATCTTCTCCTCGCAAAGCCTAGGCTCGTGGGTGGCGCGCCACGATCGCACGAGTGCGCAGTATCAATCCGATTACGATAGCTTCACCGGCCAAGGCTTCCTGACCAAATTCGTGACCGGCGTGTCCGACGGCGGCACGGCCAACTACGCCGCGGTGTGGACCAAATAG